From a single Cryptococcus neoformans var. neoformans B-3501A chromosome 3, whole genome shotgun sequence genomic region:
- a CDS encoding hypothetical protein (HMMPfam hit to DnaJ, DnaJ domain, score: 60.5, E(): 4.6e-15): MASTELDYAIKKSANDLAKELEVERIMSAFKLNISFSPYDILDLPLSATETDVKKQYRKKSLLIHPDKFKHEKGLEAFDFLKKAHDHLADPAKRKDIDMIMTHARTQVLKSILGDGYSTSVTDDDPRLTNLSPPFEQQIRAKGREILVEDELARRRKQKLAYSNEGAEKARAEAEVAARKRKVEEQAKWEERRDDRIKDWRDFSQKKEKKRKKNNLHVLG; the protein is encoded by the exons ATGGCGTCAACAGAACTCGATTATGCCATCAAGAAGAGCGCCAATGACCTTGCCAAAGAGCTCGAG GTCGAGCGCATCATGAGTGCTTTTAAGCTGAA TATTTCCTTTAGCCCGTACGACATTCTTGATCTGCCTCTGTCTGCTACCGAAACAGACGTGAAGAAGCAGTACCGTAAGAAGTCTTTGCTGATCCATCCGGACAAGTTTAAGCATGAAAAGGGTCTCGAG GCTTTTGATTTTTTGAAAAAGGCTCATGACCATTTGGCCGATCCCGCTAAGAGAAAAGACATTGACATGATCATGACTCATGCGAGAACCCAGGTTTTGAAATC CATCCTCGGAGATGGCTATTCAACCAGTGTTACCGACGACGACCCCAGACTGACGaacctttctcctccattcGAACAGCAGATTAGAGCGAAAGGGCGAGAAATTTTGGTCGAAGATGAACTCGCTAGAAGACG GAAACAAAAGCTTGCATACTCCAATGAAGGTGCGGAAAAAGCTCGAGCTGAAGCGGAGGTTGCTGCGAGGAAGCGAAAGGTTGAGGAACAGGCCAAATGGGAAG AACGACGAGATGACCGTATCAAAGACTGGAGAGACTTCTCgcagaaaaaggagaagaagagaaagaagaacaatCTGCATGTGTTGGGATAA
- a CDS encoding hypothetical protein (Match to ESTs gb|CF187846.1|CF187846, gb|CF187845.1|CF187845; HMMPfam hit to AMP-binding, AMP-binding enzyme, score: 193.9, E(): 3e-55), with protein sequence MPLEPLPPNVDLNRQNHEIPGTRKDGQSGVFTNSFYNRSILTAPGEPHTLFQLFEDSVKKNPGHPLFVRRALHPSSTPLEPVWTDTLIPTSYATVQTRRNNFGSALLALEREGRLRDPTSADISPPEIKHPGVPFYGDENRRKGGARRGWAVGVWSGNREEWQIMDLACHAFGLVGVSLYETLGPDVAKYITNHCPLPIIVTSQNHLPSLLKIAPLCPSLRVIVSMDPLPASERVLLNQWAASVNIEFFTMDELEAKGAQAPCKPGPEEGEEELDLKRICTISYTSGTTGDPKGVVLTTENVLSATISNGKGVNPGLINESWMFLSFLPLSHIYERFAEIVVMYGCGTIGFTRGDPTKLLEDAQLIKPHFMVGVPRMWNRIHAAVKEQMNSGGLKGALLTKAVNTKLAKWRETGEVTHPIYDALVFRKIRALLGGRLVFIGSGAAPLRKDVHEMLKVVLSCEVVQGFGMTETVGTCSVGIPWDVGGPGTCGRLQPCNDVKLVDVPDMGYTARDLPNPRGEVCLKGLNISPGYLHNPKATKESIDEDGWFHTGDIGEIDSAGRLKIVDRLKNVVKLSQGEYVALEKLEGLYALDPLFASFLVHGDSTRSSLIAIAILDPQQTSNLVSKVLGKNVPSENLRGLEEAAKSKEIRKAVFKILGKTARQNKLNGFEMIKGLYLTLKPFPEDIVTPTFKVKRNLAAKIYAKEIEEAYERGEEEAVEALREARL encoded by the exons ATGCCCCTagaacctcttcctccgaatgTTGATCTGAACAGGCAGAACCAT GAGATCCCTGGAACACGTAAAGACGGGCAGAGTG GTGTATTCACAAACT CCTTCTATAACAGGTCTATACTGACGGCTCCTGGCGAGCCGCATACCCTTTTCCAGCTGTTTGAGGACT CTGTTAAAAAGAACCCAGGCCATCCTCTCTTTGTCCGCCgagctcttcatccatcctccacaCCTCTTGAGCCTGTATGGACCGACACCCTAATCCCCACATCTTATGCCACAGTCCAGACTAGGCGTAACAATTTTGGATCTGCCCTCCTTGCTCTCGAGCGCGAAGGTCGTCTTCGAGACCCAACTTCCGCGGACATCTCTCCCCCTGAAATCAAACATCCTGGTGTTCCATTCTATGGGGATGAAAATAGGCGAAAGGGTGGAGCTAGAAGAGGCTGGGCCGTAGGTGTCTGGAGTGGTAATAGGGAAGAATGGCAAATTATGGATTTAGCTTGCCATGCTTTTGGGCTGGTAGGCGTTAGTCTTTATGAGACCTTGGGTCCGGATGTCGCGAAGTATAT AACCAACCACTGTCCCTTGCCTATCATCGTGACTTCACAAAATCACCTCCCCTCGCTTCTCAAGATTGCCCCTCTCTGCCCTTCTTTGCGGGTAATTGTCTCTATGGATCCTTTACCTGCTTCGGAAAGAGTATTGCTCAACCAATGGGCGGCTTCGGTTAACATAGAGTTCTTCACAATGGACGAGCTGGAAGCAAAGGGCGCTCAAGCACCTTGTAAACCCGGGCcagaggagggagaagaggagctggACCTGAAGAGGATTTGTACGATTAGCTATACCAGTGGGACCACTG GCGATCCGAAGGGAGTAGTGCTTACCACAGAAAACGTCCTTTCTGCAACCATCTCCAACGGAAAGGGTGTCAATCCGGGCCTGATCAACGAGTCCTGGAtgtttctttctttcctccccctcAGTCACAT CTATGAGCGGTTCGCCGAGATTGTCGTTATGTATGGCTGTGGTACCATCGGGTTCACCAGAGGAGATCCCACAAAGCTCCTTGAAGATGCTCAGCTTATCAAGCCTCATTTCATGGTCGGTGTACCGCGTATGTGGAACCG TATCCACGCGGCTGTAAAGGAGCAAATGAATAGTGGCGGCCTCAAAGGCGCCCTGCTTACTAAAGCAGTTAACACCAAACTCGCAAAGTGGAGAGAAACAGGTGAAGTCACTCATCCAATCTATGATGCCCTTGTTTTCCGAAAA ATAAGGGCCTTGTTGGGCGGCCGATTGGTATTTATCGGGTCAGGAGCTGCGCCATTGAGGAAGGACGTGCATGAGATGCTCAAGGTTGTCCTGAGCTGTGAAGTCGTCCAAGGA TTCGGAATGACAGAG ACTGTTGGCACCTGTTCTGTTGG AATTCCTTGGGATGTAGGAGGACCAGGTACCTGCGGTCGTTTACAGCCCTGTAACGACGTCAAACTTGTTGACGTCCCCGACATGGGA TACACTGCAAGAGACCTTCCCAACCCCCGAGGAGA AGTATGTCTTAAAGGTCTTAACATCAGCCCTGGATATCTCCACAATCCCAAAGCCACCAAGGAATCTATCGACGAAGATGGGTGGTTCCATACTGGAGACATTGGCGAGATTGATTCTGCCGGTAGGCTGAAGATTGTGGATCGTCTCAAGAATGTCGTCAAGCTCAGCCAAGG TGAATACGTGGCACTGGAAAAGCTCGAAGGACTCTACGCTCTCGATCCCCTTTTCGCCTCATTCCTTGTCCACGGCGATTCTACACGCTCGTCCCTTATCGCTATCGCTATCCTCGACCCACAGCAGACATCAAACCTCGTCAGCAAGGTCCTGGGCAAGAATGTGCCCTCGGAGAACTTGCGtggtttggaagaagcggcGAAGAGTAAGGAGATCAGAAAGGCGGTGTTCAAGATTTTAGGCAAGACCGCTAGGCAGAACAAGCTGAATGG CTTCGAGATGATCAAGGGTTTATATCTCACTCTCAAGCCATTCCCGGAAGATATTGTGACCCCAACGTTCAAGGTCAAGCGTAACCTCGCTGCCAAAATCTATGCaaaggagattgaggaggCGTAtgaacgaggagaagaggaagcagtGGAAGCTTTGAGAGAGGCGAGGCTGTAA
- a CDS encoding hypothetical protein (Match to EST gb|CF185290.1|CF185290), producing the protein MASITPSTIPPSSQIGIPTTVPPAAQSWGPLAIDAAAHGAIAFCQIYYEAYDEPSRRAEEIPILYLPSSKIIWNGNPVSSEPAAFAEFLRSMPLSRHDLQTLDCHPVASEEGSAPSLIINVTGSVLHGPAVLQSSNDKPQERDMPRKFHEMFMLKVIGQEEGMQPRYAVHSSNFRFIG; encoded by the exons ATGGCCTCTATAACTCCATCAACCATacccccttcctctcaaATTGGTATACCCACAACCGTCCCTCCAGC GGCGCAATCATGGGGTCCATTGGCTATCGATGCTGCAGCACACGGAGCTATTGCATTCTGTCAAATCTACTATGAAGCGTATGATGAACCGTCGAGGCGAGCTGAG GAAATCCCAATTCTTTacctcccatcctccaaGATCATTTGGAATGGTAACCCTGTGTCTTCCGAACCTGCCGCTTTCGCCGAATTCCTTCGTTCGATGCCTCTGAGCAGACATGACCTTCAAACGCTTGACTGTCATCCTGTTGCCT ctgaagaaggctcGGCTCCATCATTGATCATAAACGTCACCGGTTCCGTGCTTCATGGTCCGGCTGTACTTCAGTCATCGAACGATAAGCCGCAAGAGAGGGATATGCCTAGAAAGTTCCATGAAATGTTCATGTTGAAAGTGATCGggcaggaggaagggatgcAGCCGAGG TATGCCGTGCATAGCTCCAACTTTAGATTTATTGGTTAG